The following coding sequences lie in one Mus musculus strain C57BL/6J chromosome 11, GRCm38.p6 C57BL/6J genomic window:
- the Mink1 gene encoding misshapen-like kinase 1 isoform X2, translating into MGDPAPARSLDDIDLSALRDPAGIFELVEVVGNGTYGQVYKGRHVKTGQLAAIKVMDVTEDEEEEIKQEINMLKKYSHHRNIATYYGAFIKKSPPGNDDQLWLVMEFCGAGSVTDLVKNTKGNALKEDCIAYICREILRGLAHLHAHKVIHRDIKGQNVLLTENAEVKLVDFGVSAQLDRTVGRRNTFIGTPYWMAPEVIACDENPDATYDYRSDIWSLGITAIEMAEGAPPLCDMHPMRALFLIPRNPPPRLKSKKWSKKFTDFIDTCLIKTYLSRPPTEQLLKFPFIRDQPTERQVRIQLKDHIDRSRKKRGEKEETEYEYSGSEEEDDSHGEEGEPSSIMNVPGESTLRREFLRLQQENKSNSEALKQQQQLQQQQQRDPEAHIKHLLHQRQRRIEEQKEERRRVEEQQRREREQRKLQEKEQQRRLEDMQALRREEERRQAEREQEYIRHRLEEEQRQLEILQQQLLQEQALLLEYKRKQLEEQRQSERLQRQLQQEHAYLKSLQQQQQQQQLQKQQQQQQQILPGDRKPLYHYGRGINPADKPAWAREVEERARMNKQQNSPLAKAKPSSAGPEPPISQASPSPPGPLSQTPPMQRPVEPQEGPHKSLVAHRVPLKPYAAPVPRSQSLQDQPTRNLAAFPASHDPDPAAVPTPTATPSARGAVIRQNSDPTSEGPGPSPNPPSWVRPDNEAPPKVPQRTSSIATALNTSGAGGSRPAQAVRARPRSNSAWQIYLQRRAERGTPKPPGPPAQPPGPPNASSNPDLRRSDPGWERSDSVLPASHGHLPQAGSLERNRNRVGASTKLDSSPVLSPGNKAKPEDHRSRPGRPASYKRAIGEDFVLLKERTLDEAPKPPKKAMDYSSSSEEVESSEEEEEEGDGEPSEGSRDTPGGRDGDTDSVSTMVVHDVEEISGTQPSYGGGTMVVQRTPEEERSLLLADSNGYTNLPDVVQPSHSPTENSKGQSPPTKDGGSDYQSRGLVKAPGKSSFTMFVDLGIYQPGGSGDTIPITALVGGEGGRLDQLQFDVRKGSVVNVNPTNTRAHSETPEIRKYKKRFNSEILCAALWGVNLLVGTENGLMLLDRSGQGKVYGLIGRRRFQQMDVLEGLNLLITISGKRNKLRVYYLSWLRNKILHNDPEVEKKQGWTTVGDMEGCGHYRVVKYERIKFLVIALKNSVEVYAWAPKPYHKFMAFKSFADLPHRPLLVDLTVEEGQRLKVIYGSSAGFHAVDVDSGNSYDIYIPVHIQSQITPHAIIFLPNTDGMEMLLCYEDEGVYVNTYGRIIKDVVLQWGEMPTSVAYICSNQIMGWGEKAIEIRSVETGHLDGVFMHKRAQRLKFLCERNDKVFFASVRSGGSSQVYFMTLNRNCIMNW; encoded by the exons gacCCTGCAGGAATCTTTGAGCTGGTGGAGGTGGTTGGCAATGGAACCTATGGACAGGTATACAAG GGGCGGCACGTCAAGACTGGGCAGCTGGCTGCCATTAAGGTCATGGATGTCACAGAG gatgaggaggaagagatcaAACAGGAAATCAACATGTTAAAGAAGTACTCTCACCATCGCAATATTGCCACCTACTATGGGGCCTTTATCAAGAAGAGCCCTCCTGGGAACGATGACCAGCTCTGG CTGGTGATGGAGTTCTGCGGTGCTGGTTCAGTGACCGACCTGGTAAAGAACACAAAAGGGAACGCACTGAAGGAGGATTGCATTGCTTACATCTGCAGGGAGATTCTCAGG GGTCTTGCCCATCTCCATGCCCACAAGGTGATCCACAGAGATATCAAGGGACAAAATGTGCTGCTGACAGAGAATGCTGAAGTCAAGCTAG TGGATTTTGGGGTGAGTGCTCAGCTGGACCGCACTGTGGGCAGGCGGAACACTTTCATTGGAACCCCATACTGGATGGCTCCAGAAGTCATTGCCTGTGACGAGAACCCCGATGCCACCTATGACTACAGG AGTGACATTTGGTCTCTAGGAATCACAGCCATTGAAATGGCAGAGGGAGCCCCCC CTCTGTGTGACATGCACCCTATGCGGGCCCTCTTCCTCATCCCTCGGAACCCTCCCCCCAGGCTCAAGTCAAAGAAATG GTCTAAGAAGTTCACTGACTTCATCGACACGTGTCTCATCAAGACTTACCTGAGCCGCCCACCCACCGAACAGTTACTCAAATTCCCCTTCATCCGAGACCAGCCCACGGAGCGGCAGGTCCGCATCCAGCTCAAGGACCACATCGACCGCTCGCGGAAGAAGCGGGGTGAGAAAG AGGAGACAGAGTATGAGTACAGCGGCAGTGAGGAGGAAGACGACAGCCATGGAGAGGAAGGCGAGCCAAG CTCCATCATGAATGTGCCCGGTGAGTCCACACTGCGCAGAGAATTCCTCAGACTCCAGCAGGAGAATAAGAGCAACTCTGAGGCtttaaagcagcagcagcagctgcagcaacagcagcagcgggACCCGGAGGCACACATCAAACACCTGCTGCACCAGCGGCAGCGTCGCatagaggagcagaaggaggagcgGCGACGTGTGGAGGAG CAACAGCGGCGAGAGCGAGAACAGCGTAAGCTACAAGAGAAGGAGCAGCAGCGGCGATTGGAAGACATGCAAGCCCTACGACGAGAGGAAGAGAGGCGGCAAGCAGAGCGGGAACAG gaataTATCCGTCACAGGCTAGAGGAGGAGCAGCGACAGCTCGAGATCCTTCAGCAACAGCTGCTCCAGGAACAGGCCTTGCTGCTG GAATACAAGCGGAAGCAGCTGGAGGAGCAGCGGCAGTCAGAGCGGCTGCAGAGACAGCTGCAGCAGGAGCACGCCTACCTCAAGtccctgcagcagcagcagcagcagcagcagctccagaagcagcagcagcagcagcagcagatccTGCCTGGAGACAGGAAGCCCCTGTATCATTACGGTCGGGGCATTAATCCTGCTGACAAGCCAGCATGGGCCCGCGAG GTGGAAGAGAGAGCACGGATGAACAAGCAGCAGAACTCTCCCTTGGCGAAGGCGAAGCCAAGCAGTGCGGGGCCAGAGCCCCCCATCTCCCAGGCCTCTCCTAGCCCCCCAGGACCTCTTTCCCAGACTCCTCCTATGCAGAGGCCTGTGGAGCCCCAGGAAGGACCGCACAAG AGCCTGGTGGCACACCGGGTCCCACTGAAGCCATATGCAGCACCTGTACCCCGATCCCAGTCCCTGCAGGACCAGCCGACTCGAAACCTGGCTGCCTTCCCAGCCTCCCACGACCCTGACCCTGCTGCTGTCCCTACACCCACTGCCACACCCAGTGCCCGAGGAGCTGTCATCCGCCAGAATTCAGACCCCACCTCTGAAGGGCCAGGGCCTAGCCCAAACCCTCCATCCTGGGTTCGGCCTGATAATGAGGCTCCACCTAAG GTTCCACAGAGGACCTCTTCTATCGCCACTGCCCTTAACACCAGTGGGGCCGGAGGGTCCCGGCCAGCTCAGGCTGTCCGTGCCAG ACCTCGCAGTAACTCCGCCTGGCAAATCTATCTGCAGAGGCGGGCAGAGCGGGGCACCCCCAAGCCTCCCGGGCCCCCAGCTCAGCCCCCTGGCCCGCCCAACGCCTCTAG TAACCCTGACCTCAGGAGGAGTGACCCTGGCTGGGAGCGCTCAGACAGTGTCCTCCCGGCCTCCCACGGCCACCTCCCTCAGGCTGGCTCCTTGGAGCGGAACCGAAACCGTGTGGGAG CCTCCACAAAACTGGATAGCTCTCCAGTGCTCTCCCCTGGGAACAaagccaagcctgaagaccacCGCTCAAGGCCAGGCCGGCCCGCA AGCTATAAGCGAGCAATTGGCGAG GACTTTGTGTTGCTCAAAGAGCGGACTCTGGATGAGGCCCCTAAGCCTCCCAAGAAGGCCATGGACTACTCCTCATCCAGTGAGGAGGTGGAAAgcagtgaagaggaggaggaggaaggcgatGGGGAGCCGTCAGAGGGGAGCAGAGACACTCCCGGGGGCCG TGATGGTGATACAGACAGCGTCAGCACCATGGTGGTTCATGATGTTGAGGAGATATCCGGGACCCAGCCCTCATATGGCGGCGGCACCATGGTGGTCCAGCGT ACTCCTGAAGAGGAACGAAGCCTGCTGCTTGCTGATAGCAATGGCTACACAAACCTGCCTGATGTGGTCCAGCCCAGCCACTCACCTACTGAGAACAGCAAAGGTCAAAGCCCTCCAACAAAGGATGGAGGCAGTGAT TACCAGTCTCGTGGGCTGGTAAAGGCCCCAGGAAAGAGCTCATTCACCATGTTTGTGGATCTAGGGATCTACCAGCCTGGAGGCAGTGGGGACACCATCCCTATCACAG CCCTAGTGGGTGGAGAAGGTGGTCGCCTTGATCAACTGCAGTTCGATGTGAGGAAGGGCTCTGTGGTCAACGTCAATCCCACCAACACCCGAGCTCATAGTGAAACTCCTGAAATTCGCAAGTACAAGAAGCGATTCAACTCAGAGATCCTATGTGCAGCTCTCTGGG GGGTCAACCTCCTAGTGGGCACAGAGAATGGGCTGATGTTGCTGGACCGAAGTGGGCAGGGCAAGGTGTATGGACTTATTGGGCGACGACGCTTCCAGCAAATGGATGTCTTAGAAGGGCTCAACTTGCTCATCACCATCTCAG GGAAAAGGAACAAACTGCGGGTATATTACCTGTCCTGGCTTCGGAACAAGATCCTACACAATGACCCAGAGGTGGAAAAGAAGCAGGGGTGGACCACCGTGGGGGACATGGAGGGCTGCGGCCACTACCGTGTTG TGAAATATGAACGGATTAAGTTCCTGGTCATTGCCCTGAAGAACTCCGTGGAGGTTTATGCCTGGGCTCCCAAACCCTACCACAAATTCATGGCCTTCAAG TCCTTTGCTGACCTCCCTCACCGCCCTCTACTGGTGGACCTGACAGTAGAGGAGGGACAGCGGCTCAAGGTCATCTATGGCTCCAGTGCTGGCTTCCATGCTGTGGATGTTGATTCTGGGAACAGCTATGACATCTACATCCCTGTACAT ATCCAGAGCCAGATCACACCCCACGCCATCATCTTCCTCCCCAACACTGATGGCATGGAGATGCTGCTGTGCTATGAAGATGAGGGTGTCTATGTCAACACTTACGGGCGGATCATCAAGGATGTGGTGCTGCAGTGGGGAGAGATGCCCACCTCTGTGG cctacatCTGCTCCAACCAGATAATGGGCTGGGGTGAGAAGGCCATAGAGATCCGCTCTGTGGAGACAGGCCACCTAGATGGGGTCTTCATGCACAAACGAGCCCAGAGGCTCAAGTTCCTGTGTGAGCGCAATGACAAG GTGTTTTTTGCCTCTGTCCGCTCTGGAGGAAGCAGCCAAGTTTACTTTATGACTCTGAACCGTAACTGCATCATGAACTGGTGA
- the Mink1 gene encoding misshapen-like kinase 1 isoform X5 — MGDPAPARSLDDIDLSALRDPAGIFELVEVVGNGTYGQVYKGRHVKTGQLAAIKVMDVTEDEEEEIKQEINMLKKYSHHRNIATYYGAFIKKSPPGNDDQLWLVMEFCGAGSVTDLVKNTKGNALKEDCIAYICREILRGLAHLHAHKVIHRDIKGQNVLLTENAEVKLVDFGVSAQLDRTVGRRNTFIGTPYWMAPEVIACDENPDATYDYRSDIWSLGITAIEMAEGAPPLCDMHPMRALFLIPRNPPPRLKSKKWSKKFTDFIDTCLIKTYLSRPPTEQLLKFPFIRDQPTERQVRIQLKDHIDRSRKKRGEKEETEYEYSGSEEEDDSHGEEGEPSSIMNVPGESTLRREFLRLQQENKSNSEALKQQQQLQQQQQRDPEAHIKHLLHQRQRRIEEQKEERRRVEEQQRREREQRKLQEKEQQRRLEDMQALRREEERRQAEREQEYIRHRLEEEQRQLEILQQQLLQEQALLLEYKRKQLEEQRQSERLQRQLQQEHAYLKSLQQQQQQQQLQKQQQQQQQILPGDRKPLYHYGRGINPADKPAWAREVEERARMNKQQNSPLAKAKPSSAGPEPPISQASPSPPGPLSQTPPMQRPVEPQEGPHKSLVAHRVPLKPYAAPVPRSQSLQDQPTRNLAAFPASHDPDPAAVPTPTATPSARGAVIRQNSDPTSEGPGPSPNPPSWVRPDNEAPPKVPQRTSSIATALNTSGAGGSRPAQAVRASNPDLRRSDPGWERSDSVLPASHGHLPQAGSLERNRNRVGASTKLDSSPVLSPGNKAKPEDHRSRPGRPASYKRAIGEDFVLLKERTLDEAPKPPKKAMDYSSSSEEVESSEEEEEEGDGEPSEGSRDTPGGRSDGDTDSVSTMVVHDVEEISGTQPSYGGGTMVVQRTPEEERSLLLADSNGYTNLPDVVQPSHSPTENSKGQSPPTKDGGSDYQSRGLVKAPGKSSFTMFVDLGIYQPGGSGDTIPITALVGGEGGRLDQLQFDVRKGSVVNVNPTNTRAHSETPEIRKYKKRFNSEILCAALWGVNLLVGTENGLMLLDRSGQGKVYGLIGRRRFQQMDVLEGLNLLITISGKRNKLRVYYLSWLRNKILHNDPEVEKKQGWTTVGDMEGCGHYRVVKYERIKFLVIALKNSVEVYAWAPKPYHKFMAFKSFADLPHRPLLVDLTVEEGQRLKVIYGSSAGFHAVDVDSGNSYDIYIPVHIQSQITPHAIIFLPNTDGMEMLLCYEDEGVYVNTYGRIIKDVVLQWGEMPTSVAYICSNQIMGWGEKAIEIRSVETGHLDGVFMHKRAQRLKFLCERNDKVFFASVRSGGSSQVYFMTLNRNCIMNW; from the exons gacCCTGCAGGAATCTTTGAGCTGGTGGAGGTGGTTGGCAATGGAACCTATGGACAGGTATACAAG GGGCGGCACGTCAAGACTGGGCAGCTGGCTGCCATTAAGGTCATGGATGTCACAGAG gatgaggaggaagagatcaAACAGGAAATCAACATGTTAAAGAAGTACTCTCACCATCGCAATATTGCCACCTACTATGGGGCCTTTATCAAGAAGAGCCCTCCTGGGAACGATGACCAGCTCTGG CTGGTGATGGAGTTCTGCGGTGCTGGTTCAGTGACCGACCTGGTAAAGAACACAAAAGGGAACGCACTGAAGGAGGATTGCATTGCTTACATCTGCAGGGAGATTCTCAGG GGTCTTGCCCATCTCCATGCCCACAAGGTGATCCACAGAGATATCAAGGGACAAAATGTGCTGCTGACAGAGAATGCTGAAGTCAAGCTAG TGGATTTTGGGGTGAGTGCTCAGCTGGACCGCACTGTGGGCAGGCGGAACACTTTCATTGGAACCCCATACTGGATGGCTCCAGAAGTCATTGCCTGTGACGAGAACCCCGATGCCACCTATGACTACAGG AGTGACATTTGGTCTCTAGGAATCACAGCCATTGAAATGGCAGAGGGAGCCCCCC CTCTGTGTGACATGCACCCTATGCGGGCCCTCTTCCTCATCCCTCGGAACCCTCCCCCCAGGCTCAAGTCAAAGAAATG GTCTAAGAAGTTCACTGACTTCATCGACACGTGTCTCATCAAGACTTACCTGAGCCGCCCACCCACCGAACAGTTACTCAAATTCCCCTTCATCCGAGACCAGCCCACGGAGCGGCAGGTCCGCATCCAGCTCAAGGACCACATCGACCGCTCGCGGAAGAAGCGGGGTGAGAAAG AGGAGACAGAGTATGAGTACAGCGGCAGTGAGGAGGAAGACGACAGCCATGGAGAGGAAGGCGAGCCAAG CTCCATCATGAATGTGCCCGGTGAGTCCACACTGCGCAGAGAATTCCTCAGACTCCAGCAGGAGAATAAGAGCAACTCTGAGGCtttaaagcagcagcagcagctgcagcaacagcagcagcgggACCCGGAGGCACACATCAAACACCTGCTGCACCAGCGGCAGCGTCGCatagaggagcagaaggaggagcgGCGACGTGTGGAGGAG CAACAGCGGCGAGAGCGAGAACAGCGTAAGCTACAAGAGAAGGAGCAGCAGCGGCGATTGGAAGACATGCAAGCCCTACGACGAGAGGAAGAGAGGCGGCAAGCAGAGCGGGAACAG gaataTATCCGTCACAGGCTAGAGGAGGAGCAGCGACAGCTCGAGATCCTTCAGCAACAGCTGCTCCAGGAACAGGCCTTGCTGCTG GAATACAAGCGGAAGCAGCTGGAGGAGCAGCGGCAGTCAGAGCGGCTGCAGAGACAGCTGCAGCAGGAGCACGCCTACCTCAAGtccctgcagcagcagcagcagcagcagcagctccagaagcagcagcagcagcagcagcagatccTGCCTGGAGACAGGAAGCCCCTGTATCATTACGGTCGGGGCATTAATCCTGCTGACAAGCCAGCATGGGCCCGCGAG GTGGAAGAGAGAGCACGGATGAACAAGCAGCAGAACTCTCCCTTGGCGAAGGCGAAGCCAAGCAGTGCGGGGCCAGAGCCCCCCATCTCCCAGGCCTCTCCTAGCCCCCCAGGACCTCTTTCCCAGACTCCTCCTATGCAGAGGCCTGTGGAGCCCCAGGAAGGACCGCACAAG AGCCTGGTGGCACACCGGGTCCCACTGAAGCCATATGCAGCACCTGTACCCCGATCCCAGTCCCTGCAGGACCAGCCGACTCGAAACCTGGCTGCCTTCCCAGCCTCCCACGACCCTGACCCTGCTGCTGTCCCTACACCCACTGCCACACCCAGTGCCCGAGGAGCTGTCATCCGCCAGAATTCAGACCCCACCTCTGAAGGGCCAGGGCCTAGCCCAAACCCTCCATCCTGGGTTCGGCCTGATAATGAGGCTCCACCTAAG GTTCCACAGAGGACCTCTTCTATCGCCACTGCCCTTAACACCAGTGGGGCCGGAGGGTCCCGGCCAGCTCAGGCTGTCCGTGCCAG TAACCCTGACCTCAGGAGGAGTGACCCTGGCTGGGAGCGCTCAGACAGTGTCCTCCCGGCCTCCCACGGCCACCTCCCTCAGGCTGGCTCCTTGGAGCGGAACCGAAACCGTGTGGGAG CCTCCACAAAACTGGATAGCTCTCCAGTGCTCTCCCCTGGGAACAaagccaagcctgaagaccacCGCTCAAGGCCAGGCCGGCCCGCA AGCTATAAGCGAGCAATTGGCGAG GACTTTGTGTTGCTCAAAGAGCGGACTCTGGATGAGGCCCCTAAGCCTCCCAAGAAGGCCATGGACTACTCCTCATCCAGTGAGGAGGTGGAAAgcagtgaagaggaggaggaggaaggcgatGGGGAGCCGTCAGAGGGGAGCAGAGACACTCCCGGGGGCCG CAGTGATGGTGATACAGACAGCGTCAGCACCATGGTGGTTCATGATGTTGAGGAGATATCCGGGACCCAGCCCTCATATGGCGGCGGCACCATGGTGGTCCAGCGT ACTCCTGAAGAGGAACGAAGCCTGCTGCTTGCTGATAGCAATGGCTACACAAACCTGCCTGATGTGGTCCAGCCCAGCCACTCACCTACTGAGAACAGCAAAGGTCAAAGCCCTCCAACAAAGGATGGAGGCAGTGAT TACCAGTCTCGTGGGCTGGTAAAGGCCCCAGGAAAGAGCTCATTCACCATGTTTGTGGATCTAGGGATCTACCAGCCTGGAGGCAGTGGGGACACCATCCCTATCACAG CCCTAGTGGGTGGAGAAGGTGGTCGCCTTGATCAACTGCAGTTCGATGTGAGGAAGGGCTCTGTGGTCAACGTCAATCCCACCAACACCCGAGCTCATAGTGAAACTCCTGAAATTCGCAAGTACAAGAAGCGATTCAACTCAGAGATCCTATGTGCAGCTCTCTGGG GGGTCAACCTCCTAGTGGGCACAGAGAATGGGCTGATGTTGCTGGACCGAAGTGGGCAGGGCAAGGTGTATGGACTTATTGGGCGACGACGCTTCCAGCAAATGGATGTCTTAGAAGGGCTCAACTTGCTCATCACCATCTCAG GGAAAAGGAACAAACTGCGGGTATATTACCTGTCCTGGCTTCGGAACAAGATCCTACACAATGACCCAGAGGTGGAAAAGAAGCAGGGGTGGACCACCGTGGGGGACATGGAGGGCTGCGGCCACTACCGTGTTG TGAAATATGAACGGATTAAGTTCCTGGTCATTGCCCTGAAGAACTCCGTGGAGGTTTATGCCTGGGCTCCCAAACCCTACCACAAATTCATGGCCTTCAAG TCCTTTGCTGACCTCCCTCACCGCCCTCTACTGGTGGACCTGACAGTAGAGGAGGGACAGCGGCTCAAGGTCATCTATGGCTCCAGTGCTGGCTTCCATGCTGTGGATGTTGATTCTGGGAACAGCTATGACATCTACATCCCTGTACAT ATCCAGAGCCAGATCACACCCCACGCCATCATCTTCCTCCCCAACACTGATGGCATGGAGATGCTGCTGTGCTATGAAGATGAGGGTGTCTATGTCAACACTTACGGGCGGATCATCAAGGATGTGGTGCTGCAGTGGGGAGAGATGCCCACCTCTGTGG cctacatCTGCTCCAACCAGATAATGGGCTGGGGTGAGAAGGCCATAGAGATCCGCTCTGTGGAGACAGGCCACCTAGATGGGGTCTTCATGCACAAACGAGCCCAGAGGCTCAAGTTCCTGTGTGAGCGCAATGACAAG GTGTTTTTTGCCTCTGTCCGCTCTGGAGGAAGCAGCCAAGTTTACTTTATGACTCTGAACCGTAACTGCATCATGAACTGGTGA